The following proteins are encoded in a genomic region of Triticum dicoccoides isolate Atlit2015 ecotype Zavitan chromosome 1B, WEW_v2.0, whole genome shotgun sequence:
- the LOC119350050 gene encoding F-box protein At5g07610-like, giving the protein MPPGVGEGGGYSCTEQDPLPATSHRGRDEDAPSRSPPLPVVAPEEKKKKKKLTLEHEQQPAVDLSDDVIIEILSRVRYKSLCRFKCVSKSWLALCSRLDIRKRSPQTLSGLYFFGEERGEGLNFHDLAGGGPPLFDAGLSFLASYYYEQVGVEKCCGGLLLCVCWKPRSVQVDFDYVVCNPATEKCTILPAIEVGNRPEAFRMLGGHLCHIDQAERFLGFDTANPSSFVVVVPLATCFDVIKEVAIYSSETGRWTFALNEWRRDAMVRGDQSAIFLNGIVHLTTFDSSIVTVDSEGKIWREIRAPYLLAAIGLSQGCLHAWNVDDRCQLFVWVLEDYASGKWTLKHTANVLGLFGSPATSATDMDIDKALGDEETDYAATSKTTPWDVIELLDDEEEVPLRERRRRGRAPSGKGAEGQVL; this is encoded by the exons ATGCCGCCAGGagtaggagaaggaggaggatatAGCTGCACGGAGCAGGACCCCTTACCGGCGACCAGTCACCGTGGCCGCGACGAGGACGCTCCGTCCCGTTCCCCACCGCTCCCCGTCGTTGCTCCCGAG gagaagaaaaagaagaagaagctgaCGCTCGAGCACGAGCAGCAGCCCGCGGTGGACCTCTCCGACGACGTCATCATCGAGATCCTGTCGCGGGTGCGCTACAAGTCGCTCTGCCGCTTCAAGTGCGTGTCCAAGTCGTGGCTCGCCCTCTGCTCCCGACTCGACATCCGCAAGAGGTCACCGCAGACCCTGTCCGGCCTCTACTTCTTCGGAGAGGAACGCGGCGAGGGCCTCAATTTCCATGATCTGGCAGGGGGTGGGCCCCCTTTGTTCGATGCCGGTCTCTCTTTCTTGGCCAGTTATTACTATGAACAAGTTGGTGTCGAAAAATGTTGCGGCGGCCTTCTGCTTTGCGTGTGCTGGAAACCACGCTCAGTGCAAGTGGATTTCGATTATGTCGTGTGCAATCCGGCGACTGAGAAGTGCACTATATTGCCTGCTATAGAGGTCGGCAACCGACCGGAGGCTTTCCGTATGCTGGGAGGTCACCTTTGTCATATAGACCAAGCTGAACGTTTTTTGGGTTTTGATACAGCCAACCCCTCCAGTTTTGTGGTGGTCGTGCCCCTGGCGACTTGTTTTGATGTAATCAAAGAAGTGGCGATCTACTCATCGGAAACTGGACGATGGACTTTTGCGCTGAATGAGTGGAGACGCGACGCTATGGTTCGTGGTGATCAATCTGCCATCTTTCTGAATGGAATTGTGCATTTGACTACCTTCGATTCTTCAATAGTAACAGTGGACAGCGAGGGAAAGATTTGGAGAGAAATTAGAGCGCCATACTTGTTGGCTGCCATTGGACTGTCTCAGGGATGCTTGCATGCTTGGAATGTAGATGATCGTTGCCAACTCTTCGTTTGGGTTCTTGAGGATTATGCTAGCGGAAAATGGACACTAAAGCACACTGCTAATGTTTTGGGACTGTTCGGAAG CCCTGCAACTTCTGCGACTGATATGGACATTGACAAGGCCCTAGGTGATGAGGAAACCGATTACGCGGCCACCTCGAAAACTA CTCCATGGGACGTTATTGAGCTTCTGGACGATGAGGAAGAAGTGCCTctgagagagagaaggaggaggggcaGGGCGCCGAGCGGGAAAGGAGCCGAGGGTCAGGTGCTTTAG